In the Brucella anthropi ATCC 49188 genome, one interval contains:
- a CDS encoding D-alanine--D-alanine ligase, translating into MTGKHVAVLMGGFSSERPVSLSSGTACAATLEERGYCVTRIDVDRNVASVLAELKPDVAFNALHGPFGEDGAIQGVLEYLQIPYTHSGVLASALAMDKDRAKKVAAAAGVAVASSLLLNRFEIGTEHPMEPPYVVKPVREGSSFGVVIVKEDQTHPPQIISSAEWNYGAEVLVEKYIPGRELTCAVMGDRVMDVCEIIPVGHQFYDYDSKYVAGASSHVCPAKILPNIYQKIQTMALTAHRAIGCRGVSRSDFRFDDRFSDDGEVIWLEINTQPGMTPTSLVPDIAKAAGISFGELLSWMVEDASCLR; encoded by the coding sequence ATGACGGGAAAGCACGTCGCCGTTTTGATGGGCGGTTTCTCTTCGGAGCGCCCGGTCAGCTTGTCCTCCGGAACGGCTTGCGCTGCGACCCTTGAAGAGCGCGGCTATTGCGTGACGCGTATTGATGTGGATCGCAATGTTGCCAGCGTTCTTGCCGAACTGAAGCCCGACGTTGCGTTCAATGCGCTGCATGGCCCTTTCGGTGAGGATGGCGCTATTCAGGGCGTTCTCGAATATCTCCAGATTCCCTACACGCATTCGGGTGTGCTCGCATCGGCGCTCGCCATGGACAAGGACCGCGCCAAGAAGGTTGCGGCTGCTGCCGGTGTTGCTGTTGCTTCCTCGCTTCTGCTCAACCGTTTTGAGATCGGCACTGAGCATCCGATGGAGCCGCCTTACGTGGTCAAGCCTGTTCGCGAAGGTTCGAGCTTTGGCGTCGTGATCGTCAAGGAGGATCAGACGCATCCGCCGCAAATCATCAGTTCGGCTGAGTGGAACTACGGTGCCGAGGTTCTGGTCGAAAAATACATTCCCGGCCGGGAATTGACCTGTGCCGTGATGGGTGACCGCGTCATGGACGTGTGTGAGATCATTCCGGTCGGTCATCAGTTCTACGATTATGATTCAAAATATGTTGCAGGCGCGTCATCTCACGTGTGTCCGGCAAAAATTTTACCAAATATTTACCAAAAAATACAAACAATGGCCCTTACGGCGCATCGGGCAATCGGGTGTCGGGGCGTAAGCCGGTCAGACTTCCGTTTCGACGATCGTTTCTCTGATGATGGCGAAGTTATCTGGCTGGAAATCAATACCCAGCCGGGGATGACTCCTACCTCGCTCGTGCCTGATATCGCCAAAGCGGCTGGTATCTCTTTCGGTGAATTGTTGAGTTGGATGGTGGAGGACGCGTCTTGTTTGCGTTGA
- a CDS encoding cell division protein FtsQ/DivIB, whose amino-acid sequence MFALNGKSDGYGRSGSMRDASGATGAAFVLPRFLRKPFRFAARLFQGNVNIPRHAGTVGMLGFLGATGLYGMAVGGHTPEVVKATASTLGFAIEDIKVVGNNETSDIDILGQLDLDGETSLVGLSAEEARQSIDKLPWVESAEVRKVYPGTVLVSLHERKAFAIWQNDKDLALIDAAGDTIVPFRPGRYNSLPLVVGEGAEKKVKGFVDEIAAYPGLAGKVRAYIRVGDRRWDLLLDNGVRIMLPETDPLKALAQVEKLDQDQHLLSRDIAAVDLRLDDRVTVQLTASGMEQRQKFLAERKKELSRTGKRV is encoded by the coding sequence TTGTTTGCGTTGAACGGAAAATCGGACGGATATGGGCGCTCGGGCTCGATGCGGGATGCATCGGGAGCGACGGGTGCTGCTTTTGTCCTGCCGCGTTTCCTGCGCAAGCCGTTTCGCTTTGCTGCTCGCCTTTTCCAAGGCAATGTAAATATTCCGCGCCATGCAGGCACTGTCGGCATGCTGGGTTTCCTTGGTGCTACCGGCCTTTATGGCATGGCGGTTGGCGGTCACACGCCGGAGGTGGTCAAGGCGACTGCTTCCACACTCGGTTTCGCAATTGAGGATATAAAGGTCGTCGGCAACAACGAGACGTCCGATATCGATATTCTGGGTCAGCTCGATCTCGATGGCGAGACATCTCTCGTCGGTCTGAGCGCTGAAGAAGCGCGCCAATCCATCGACAAGCTGCCATGGGTTGAAAGCGCAGAAGTTCGCAAGGTTTATCCTGGTACGGTTCTTGTCTCGTTGCATGAACGCAAGGCGTTCGCCATCTGGCAAAACGACAAGGATTTGGCGCTGATCGACGCCGCCGGCGATACCATCGTTCCGTTCCGTCCGGGCCGTTACAATTCGTTGCCGCTCGTCGTGGGCGAGGGCGCGGAAAAGAAGGTCAAGGGCTTCGTTGATGAAATCGCTGCCTATCCGGGTCTGGCCGGAAAGGTTCGCGCCTACATCCGTGTCGGCGACCGTCGCTGGGATCTGCTTCTGGATAATGGCGTGCGCATCATGCTGCCGGAAACCGATCCGCTGAAGGCGCTCGCGCAGGTCGAGAAGCTCGATCAGGACCAGCATCTTCTGTCGCGCGATATCGCTGCGGTCGATCTTCGTCTCGATGATCGCGTGACTGTTCAATTGACTGCGAGTGGCATGGAGCAGCGCCAGAAGTTTCTGGCAGAGCGTAAAAAAGAACTATCCCGCACGGGGAAGCGCGTATGA
- the ftsA gene encoding cell division protein FtsA → MSILGGKGSSQGGAAGRKVRLLTVLDVGSSKVSCVIARLRPHEGGALLPGRTHRMEVLGIGHQRSRGVKSGVIIDLDAAEQSIRLAVDAAERMAGLTVDSLIVNISAGRLKSETFTASVNLGGHEVEQTDIRRVLAAGAKQALAAERHLVHSLPVGYTLDGERGIRDPLGMLGDSLGVDMHVLTADAAPLRNLELCINRCHLSVEAIVATPYASGLAALVGDEAEMGAACIDMGGGTTTISVFSEGKFIHADAVAIGGNHVTMDVARGFSTRMEDAERLKVMYGSALPSAADDRDLISVPPIGDDERDVPNQYPRSVLTRIIRARVEETLELVRDRLNQSGLGHIVGKRVVLTGGASQLPGMPEAARRILARNVRIGRPLGIAGLPEAAKGAAFAATVGLLIYPQVAGIEERSVKAASSGLMTGTGGRIQRVSQWLKESF, encoded by the coding sequence ATGAGTATTCTGGGCGGCAAGGGATCATCACAAGGCGGAGCTGCAGGGCGCAAGGTGCGCCTGTTAACGGTTCTGGATGTTGGATCGAGCAAGGTTTCCTGCGTCATCGCACGGTTGCGTCCGCATGAAGGCGGCGCACTGCTGCCAGGTCGCACGCACCGTATGGAAGTGCTCGGCATCGGCCATCAGCGTTCACGCGGCGTCAAGTCGGGCGTCATCATTGATCTGGATGCGGCAGAGCAGTCGATCCGCCTTGCGGTCGATGCAGCTGAGCGCATGGCTGGTCTGACCGTCGATAGCCTGATCGTCAATATTTCAGCCGGTCGCCTCAAGAGCGAAACCTTCACGGCAAGCGTTAATCTGGGCGGCCATGAAGTCGAGCAGACCGATATTCGCCGCGTACTGGCTGCCGGTGCCAAGCAGGCGCTCGCAGCCGAGCGTCACCTCGTTCATTCGCTTCCGGTCGGCTATACGCTCGATGGCGAACGCGGTATTCGCGATCCGCTCGGCATGCTGGGCGACAGCCTTGGCGTCGATATGCATGTGCTGACTGCCGATGCAGCGCCACTGCGCAATCTGGAGCTTTGCATCAATCGCTGCCATTTGTCGGTGGAAGCCATCGTTGCAACGCCTTATGCCAGCGGTCTTGCCGCTCTGGTCGGCGACGAAGCTGAAATGGGCGCGGCCTGCATCGATATGGGCGGCGGCACGACGACGATCTCCGTCTTCTCCGAAGGCAAGTTCATTCACGCCGATGCAGTGGCAATCGGCGGCAATCACGTGACGATGGATGTGGCTCGCGGCTTTTCCACCCGGATGGAAGATGCCGAACGTCTGAAGGTTATGTATGGCTCCGCTCTGCCGAGCGCTGCCGATGACCGCGATCTCATCTCCGTTCCGCCCATCGGCGACGATGAGCGTGATGTACCCAATCAATATCCGCGCTCGGTGCTGACGCGGATTATCCGTGCAAGAGTGGAAGAGACGCTGGAACTGGTGCGCGACAGGCTTAACCAGTCAGGTCTTGGACATATTGTCGGCAAGCGTGTGGTTCTGACCGGCGGCGCAAGCCAGCTGCCAGGAATGCCAGAGGCAGCCAGGCGAATCCTTGCAAGAAATGTACGAATCGGGCGTCCTCTAGGAATAGCGGGATTGCCTGAGGCGGCTAAGGGGGCAGCTTTTGCCGCGACCGTTGGACTTCTGATTTACCCGCAGGTGGCCGGGATAGAAGAGCGGTCGGTGAAAGCGGCTTCCTCCGGTCTCATGACCGGTACGGGTGGGCGCATTCAACGTGTCAGCCAATGGCTGAAAGAGAGTTTCTGA
- the ftsZ gene encoding cell division protein FtsZ codes for MTINLQKPDITELKPRITVFGVGGGGGNAVNNMINAGLRGVDFVVANTDAQALTMSKSERMIQLGAAVTEGLGAGSQPEVGRAAAEECIDEIVDHLNGTHMCFVTAGMGGGTGTGAAPVVARAARERGILTVGVVTKPFHFEGARRMKTADLGIEELQKNVDTLIVIPNQNLFRIANDKTTFADAFAMADQVLYSGVACITDLMVKEGLINLDFADVRSVMREMGKAMMGTGEASGEGRAMAAAEAAIANPLLDETSMRGAKGLLISITGGRDMTLFEVDEAATRIREEVDPDANIILGATFDEGLEGVIRVSVVATGIDKQLGDAAPAPLEFRQPVKQTAQAKPMAPHGALRPPVVEQPRQVDPIAQAIQSAEAEIPAAPAAPAASAEPEFRPQSRIFQAPAPESFERAPVARAPMPQAPAGHQAAQPQAYQQPQMHEQPVREPRPAPRMPAVSDFPPVAQAEINARRAPQQPAQEEPRGPMSLLKRLTHGLSRREEDQPAARLEPAQHREPGMRPAERRAPQQDSSIYAPRRGQLDDQGRPQPRAASEEDQLEIPAFLRRQSN; via the coding sequence ATGACTATCAATCTGCAAAAGCCGGATATCACCGAGCTGAAGCCCCGCATCACCGTATTCGGTGTCGGCGGCGGCGGCGGCAATGCGGTCAACAACATGATCAATGCCGGTCTGCGCGGCGTGGATTTCGTCGTGGCCAACACCGACGCTCAGGCTTTGACGATGTCGAAGTCCGAACGCATGATCCAGCTCGGCGCTGCCGTTACAGAGGGTCTTGGTGCTGGTTCCCAGCCAGAAGTTGGCCGTGCGGCTGCTGAAGAGTGCATCGACGAAATCGTCGATCACCTGAATGGCACGCATATGTGCTTCGTGACCGCCGGTATGGGCGGCGGCACCGGCACCGGCGCTGCTCCGGTCGTGGCGCGCGCTGCCCGTGAACGGGGCATCCTCACCGTTGGCGTCGTGACCAAGCCTTTTCATTTCGAAGGCGCCCGCCGCATGAAGACTGCCGATCTCGGCATCGAAGAACTGCAGAAGAACGTCGATACGCTTATCGTCATTCCGAACCAGAACCTCTTCCGCATTGCCAACGACAAGACCACCTTCGCCGATGCTTTCGCAATGGCTGACCAGGTGCTTTATTCGGGCGTTGCCTGCATCACCGACCTGATGGTCAAGGAAGGCCTCATCAATCTCGACTTCGCTGACGTTCGTTCGGTGATGCGCGAAATGGGCAAGGCCATGATGGGTACGGGCGAAGCTTCCGGCGAAGGCCGTGCAATGGCTGCTGCCGAAGCTGCAATCGCTAACCCGCTGCTCGACGAAACCTCGATGCGCGGCGCGAAGGGCCTCCTGATCTCGATCACCGGTGGTCGCGACATGACCCTGTTCGAAGTCGACGAAGCTGCTACGCGTATTCGCGAAGAAGTCGATCCGGATGCGAACATCATCCTTGGCGCAACCTTCGACGAAGGCCTCGAAGGCGTCATCCGCGTTTCTGTCGTCGCTACCGGTATCGATAAGCAGTTAGGAGACGCGGCGCCTGCGCCGCTGGAATTTCGCCAGCCGGTAAAGCAGACTGCACAGGCGAAGCCAATGGCTCCGCATGGCGCACTTCGTCCTCCAGTTGTTGAACAGCCGCGTCAGGTCGATCCGATTGCCCAGGCGATCCAGTCTGCCGAAGCTGAAATTCCAGCCGCACCGGCAGCTCCTGCGGCTTCTGCTGAGCCGGAATTCCGTCCGCAGAGCCGCATTTTCCAGGCTCCGGCACCGGAGTCCTTCGAACGCGCTCCGGTTGCCCGTGCACCGATGCCGCAGGCACCGGCAGGTCATCAGGCAGCACAGCCACAGGCCTACCAGCAGCCGCAGATGCATGAACAGCCGGTTCGTGAACCGCGTCCTGCTCCGCGCATGCCTGCCGTTTCGGATTTTCCGCCGGTTGCACAGGCTGAAATCAATGCCCGTCGTGCTCCGCAGCAGCCTGCACAGGAAGAGCCGCGCGGCCCGATGAGCCTCCTGAAGCGCCTGACTCATGGTCTGTCGCGTCGTGAGGAAGATCAGCCTGCAGCCCGTCTGGAACCGGCTCAGCACCGTGAACCTGGCATGCGTCCGGCTGAACGTCGCGCTCCGCAGCAGGACTCGTCCATCTACGCACCGCGTCGCGGCCAGCTTGATGATCAGGGTCGTCCGCAGCCGCGTGCAGCTTCGGAAGAAGATCAGCTCGAAATCCCGGCCTTCCTGCGCCGTCAGTCGAACTGA
- the lpxC gene encoding UDP-3-O-acyl-N-acetylglucosamine deacetylase, whose product MSAYQKTIGRAVTLSGVGVHGGAPASATFFPADADTGIVFQRSDLKGKAPEVRAHVSQIGATDLCTSLGPKESKIDTVEHLMAAVAALGIDNLVVEIDGPEVPILDGTSARFIEAFDEAGIVTQEAKRRFIRILKTVRVEAGGSWGEFRPFAGTRFEVEIDFECPLIGRQKFADDVDEATFRKELSTARTFGFMKDVERLWASGHALGSSLDNSLVIGDDNSVINPGGLRFKDEFVRHKTLDAVGDLALAGLPFIGCFRSYRSGHRLNAETVKALLSDKTAFDIVEASGVRQNSRASDFVAVKPNIAAPWAL is encoded by the coding sequence TTGAGCGCTTATCAAAAGACAATTGGTCGTGCGGTTACGCTTTCGGGCGTCGGCGTTCATGGCGGAGCTCCAGCTTCGGCGACGTTTTTCCCGGCCGATGCCGATACGGGAATCGTATTCCAGCGTTCAGATCTGAAGGGAAAGGCGCCGGAAGTGCGCGCCCATGTCTCACAGATTGGCGCAACAGACCTCTGCACGTCGCTCGGACCGAAAGAATCCAAGATTGACACAGTCGAGCACCTGATGGCGGCGGTCGCTGCGCTGGGCATTGATAACCTTGTCGTTGAAATTGATGGTCCTGAAGTTCCCATTCTCGACGGCACTTCTGCTCGTTTCATCGAAGCTTTCGATGAGGCAGGTATCGTCACGCAGGAAGCGAAGCGCCGCTTTATCCGTATTCTGAAAACGGTTCGCGTCGAAGCTGGCGGTTCCTGGGGTGAATTCCGCCCCTTCGCCGGTACGCGGTTTGAAGTCGAGATCGACTTCGAATGCCCGCTGATCGGTCGGCAGAAATTTGCAGACGACGTGGACGAAGCGACTTTCCGCAAGGAGCTTTCCACCGCGCGGACGTTCGGTTTCATGAAGGATGTGGAACGTCTTTGGGCCTCCGGCCATGCGCTTGGCTCGTCGCTCGACAATTCGCTTGTCATTGGTGACGACAATTCTGTCATCAATCCGGGCGGGCTGCGTTTCAAGGACGAATTCGTTCGTCACAAGACGCTCGATGCCGTCGGCGATCTGGCACTTGCCGGTCTGCCGTTCATTGGCTGTTTCCGGTCCTACCGCAGTGGTCACAGGCTGAATGCGGAAACGGTGAAGGCGCTGCTGTCGGACAAGACGGCGTTCGATATCGTCGAGGCTTCGGGTGTTCGCCAGAACTCGAGAGCATCGGATTTCGTTGCTGTGAAGCCGAATATAGCGGCTCCATGGGCGCTCTAA